One part of the Peromyscus eremicus chromosome 18, PerEre_H2_v1, whole genome shotgun sequence genome encodes these proteins:
- the LOC131894946 gene encoding olfactory receptor 6C74-like → MGNHTRVTAFILAGLTDDPQWKVVLFIFLLLTYLLSVTGNLIIISLTLVDTHLKTPMYFFLRNFSFLEISYTTTCIPKLLVTMATGDKTISYNSCVTQVFFAFLLGASEFYLLAAMSYDRYVAICKPLHYMTIMNNKVCVQLVLSCWLAGFFVIFPPLLLGLNLDFCASNIVDHFYCDTTPLLQLSCTDTQLLEMMGFVSALVTLLLTLVMVVISYTYIALTILKIPSTSQRKKAFSTCSSHMIVISLSYGSCIFMYVKPSVKQKVSISKGISVLNTSVAPLLNPFIYTLRNQQVKKAFINTIHRIASFSKK, encoded by the coding sequence ATGGGGAACCACACAAGGGTGACAGCTTTCATCCTAGCAGGTCTGACGGATGACCCACAGTGGAAAGTTGTGTTattcatcttcctgcttcttacCTATCTGCTCAGCGTCACTGGCAATCTGATCATCATCTCACTCACCCTGGTGGATACTCACCTGAAGACCCCCATGTATTTTTTCCTTCGGAACTTTTCCTTCTTAGAGATATCCTACACTACCACATGCATCCCCAAATTGCTTGTTACTATGGCAACTGGAGACAAAACCATTTCTTATAACAGTTGTGTCACTCAAGTGTTCTTTGCTTTCCTACTTGGAGCATCAGAATTTTACTTGCTGGCAGCCATGTCCTATGACCgatatgtggccatctgcaagcCCCTGCACTACATGACCATCATGAACAACAAAGTCTGTGTGCAGCTGGTCCTCAGTTGTTGGCTTGCTGGcttttttgtcatttttccaCCACTCCTGTTAGGCTTGAATCTTGACTTCTGTGCTTCCAACATCGTTGATCATTTCTACTGTGACACCACTCCACTCCTGCAGCTTtcctgcacagacacacagctcCTGGAGATGATGGGGTTCGTCTCAGCTTTGGTGACACTCTTGCTCACATTGGTAATGGTGGTAATATCCTACACCTACATTGCCCTGACAATTCTAAAAATCCCTTCAACCAGCCAGAGGAAGAAGGCTTTCTCTACATGCTCTTCTCACATGATTGTGATATCCCTCTCTTATGGCAGCTGCATCTTCATGTATGTTAAACCATCAGTCAAGCAGAAAGTATCTATTTCCAAGGGAATTTCCGTGCTCAATACCTCAGTGGCTCCACTTCTGAATCCCTTTATCTATACCTTGAGGAATCAGCAAGTGAAAAAAGCATTCATTAATACAATACACAGGATTGCATCTTTCTCAAAGAAATGA